TCGTAGGCGAAATCATCCTCGGGCGGAGGCGCCTCGGAGCGGCTCTGCCTTCCGCCTTCCCCTCTGGGGGAGAGAAACTGAACCGTCCTCCCGACAATTTCGGTCGTGTATCTTTTGTTGCCTTCCCTGTCATCCCACGATCGGGTCCTGATTGAACCTTCCACGTAAACCGAGCTTCCCTTGGAAAGGTACTCGCCGCATACCTCCGCCGTCCTGCCGAACGTCACTACCCTGTGCCATTCGGTCTGTTCCTGGGAATTTCCGTCCCTGTCCTTGCGTTTTTCCGTTGTGGCAACCGAAAAAGTAGTAATCGCCATTCCGTCAGGCGTATATCTTACTTCGGGGTCCCTTCCCAGATTGCCGAGTATTATAGCCTTGTTAACCGCTGCCATGATTCTTGGTCACCGCCGTTTTTGGATTCCGTGGAATTCTACATGAATATCCGTCGGATTTAAATACAACTTCGGGAAAAGGGTCACACCCAGATTATAAAATCAGGAAAAAGATTCCACATGGGCAACAGGCTAAAAAATCGGTTCGGTACCCCGGTTGAGAATATCAAGATACTCTTCGTAAACAAAGATTTTACGGCGGTCCTTGCCCGTAATCTCTTTTACAATCCCCAGGAATTCAAGACTCAGCAGGCAGCGAAGCACAGTGGGCAGCGAAACTCCGCAAAACTCTTTGATCCCGGTCGTATTACTGACGGGGAAGCGCTTGAGGCAATCATGTATCTTTAAGACCCCGGGAGTCGACCTGCCGGACACCTCAATGCGAGTCTTATCCCTTTCGAACAGGTCCTTAACAGCCTTCGCCGTTTCCATTGCCTGACCAGCTGTCTCAACCACACCTTCCAGAAAAAACTCAATCCATGCCTCCCAATCTCCCGTTTCTCTCACGGATTGCAGGTGATCGTAGTAAGCCCGACGGTTGACTTTGAAATAGAGACTCAGATAAAGAAGAGGTTCCTTGAGAATTCCATGAGCGCCGAGAATGAGAGTTATGAGCAATCGACCAACACGTCCGTTTCCGTCAAGAAACGGATGGATAGTCTCAAACTGCACATGGACCAACGCCGCCTTGACGAGCACGGGTAATCTCACCGTGTCGTCATGAAGAAAATTCTCAAGGCTTCCGAGGCACTCCATCAATTTCTCGGGAGGAGGCGGAACAAAACGCGCGTTTCCAGGCCTTGAACCCCCTATCCAGTTCTGCGAAGTGCGAAACTCGCCGGGACGCACATGGCCATCCCACGCGCTATCCATAAGCTTGGCATGAATTTCACGAATAAGGCGCAAGGAGAGCGGAAGTCCCTCCATGCGGTCAATACCGTATTTCATGGCAGAGACATAACGTGAGACCGAGGCGACATCTTCTCCCATGGGAACACCAGGAGCCTTTGCGGTCTCAAACAACAGCAAATCAGATAGAGAAGACTGCGTCCCTTCAATCTGCGAAGAAAGCACGGCCTCCTTACGAATATACATATAGAGAAGAAGTGACGTGTCAGGCAAAACCGCACTCATTCCGTCAAGCCGTCCCAGCGCCGCATTTGCCTGATCAAGCAAAGGGTAGAGTTCTCTCATGTCAAGAGGCGGTTCAGGTGGCAGAGGCTTGGGAATATAGGAATCATAATGCTCTCCCGCTACAACTGAACTTCTGAGATATGTGCCAATGCGCTTTTTCTTCTCCATGAAAAACTCTTAACTAACGTAATTCATGATTTATGTTAGTTAAATCAAAATAACTAACACAGATGGAATTTACAAGAGAACAACTGACATAAATGGAATTTTATGTTAGTTAGATTCAAACAACGGACACAAATAAAAGTTTGAAGTAGGAATCAAGATGCATGAAAAACTCCCGATATTATCTCACATCGTGAGACACGCCGAAGTTTTCTTGAAGAATTCATTAAGTATTCTCCCCGTAAGTCCCCATATTATGTGATTGCGGTAAGCAAACACGTAATCATCTATTATCTTCCCATCACGTCTTCTTTCCCTTACATCCCTGTTTTCTGGGTTAACCAAGTGGGAAACCGGGACGCAGAAAAATTCTGATACCTCATAATTGGGAACAAACCCCACTTCGTCATTTATCATCGCTACAAAAGGCTTTACCGCATACTGTCTGACAGAAGGAGTGTAGGGACGCACGAAATCCATTTCCCCGAGAATCTCTGCTTCCTTCCCGGCGTCAAAACCAAGCTCCTCTCCAGCCTCCCTGCAAGCCGTATCAACAAGAGTCGCGTCACTTTGCTTTTTCTTTCCCCCCGGAAAGGCCACGTGACCTGAAAAAGCGTCATCCCTGTATTCGGTTCTTCTTATAAACCATATTCCATAATTTCCGCCCCGCTCGCAGAGCATAACCAGCACGGCAGCTACCAAGAATTCCCCACCTGGATCAAGGAGGGTCCCCGGAGGATCCAAGACCTTTCTTATTTCTTCTCGAATGTCCATCGCGTCCATCAAGAAAAGAGAACTATCAACCGTTAAGCTTCACCCTTTCCCCATTTTAGGGTACGCTATCCCTCGCCTGAATGAAAACGGCATTTTCATAAAAAGGGGCCTAGGTTTGGAGATAAAAAAATATTATCAATTCAGCGAAAACAAGCCCCCCGATCGAATCTCTGTTCACCCGGACAATCTGAAGTTTGGACCTCCAATTCGCGCAACATAGCCATCGACAGATTGAATGTTCCATTCTTTTCGCTAGGCTACCTTCAGGCGTTTTATCTTTCCGGAGGCCGAAACCCCGAAGTGCGAGAGACGTAAGAATGATCTGTTCAATACTGGAGACCACCCGTAATCATCTGCCGCTTGCCGTCTTTTGCGGCCTGGTCCTGCTTGCGGCGGGCTGTGGCGGTAACGACAGTGACCCCGGGCCAATTGACGCCGCTTGCGCGGATATGGGCAGCGTGATCAATGATCTGGCGTCCGACCCGAGAAATGTCGTTTACGGCTTTTATACCGATTTTGAGCCGATGAGCTACGCGGATACTCAGGACCGCAGCGACCCGGCGTTTCATCGTCCGCTTGGCTACGAGCCTTCCTTAATTGAAGCGGTCGACGAATTAAGCGGGGAATGGCTTCAGTTCAGGCCCATCGGTATCGGTGAAGAGTTCTCCGGCATCTGGCTGCTAAGCGCCGCCGACCCCCACAACCCTTTCGACATGGTTGGAGGCGGGATTACAGTCTTGCCGGACCGACGCTATGCTCAGGGCGACCGCGAGAGGGAAAAACCCCTGATTACTTTCGGCGATGGCCACGTGAAGATATTTCAATCATTGCTGGTGCGCAACGAATCCAGCATTAACAGCCACGACGACCTCGTCAGCTCCCACACCGTCGGCCTGCTGAAGGGCACGACCGGAGAGAGCCGCCTGCTGCAGCTTGCCGAAATCGCCGATGCCCGAGGCTACCTGCGGCCAGGTACGATCATCACGCTTGAGGACGACACAACACTGACGACGGAGGAACAGAGCCACAGGATTACAGCTTCCGAGTCAACGACAACGCCGGGCATTGAAACCCGCAAGCGCTTGGTAGGGCCCGGCGACGACATCCCCGAGATTCAATACTTCTCCTCCGAGAACGAGCAGATTGAGGCGGTAACCGACGCTGTGGTGGACGCCGTCGCCCGGGGCGAAGTCGGCAACCAGCACGCGGCCGACAATTCCAACGGAGAATTGCGGGTTACGGCCGTTGAGCGGGACAATTCCGAGGACATTGCTTTCAGCTATCCCCATACGCCGGAAGGCGACAGTTTGCGCGGGATAATGGACAAGCTGATAAACTGCCTTACGGACGGCGGCAGTATAGGCTTTGCGCAGTGGCATCAGAATCCGCGGATTTTTCTTGAGAGGGCGGAGCGTAACGCTCCGTGAATCGATATCTTCTCACGCCGGTTATCCGGAGAGTCCAGGAAATACAGAAAAAACCGAGCATTCGATAATAAAGGGACTCCACCGTTTCCTTGAAGACAGCATTTTGCGTCTCGACCGCTTAAGTTGGCAATTCCCGAAGAAACTACGGATCGAGGGTCACTATAACGCTTCCGTAATCGTCCACTTCACAGGCGGTATCGGGAGGGATAAAAGCAGTGGCGGTTCTCTCGTAAAGAACGCAGGGACCTGCAAGTTGAAAACCCGGCCGTAGTCCTTCCCTTTCGCAGCATCCGGCCTTAATGCTCTTGCCCTCAAAAATCACATCCTTTGTAAAGAACCGGGGCTCCGCCTCCACAGCAGAAACGGGAAGAATATCTATTTTTCGCTCCGGCATATAGGCCCTGAGTCTCAGGGTCACGATCTCGACGACGGAAGATTCCTTCCTGTATCCGTAAACTCTCTCATGCTCGCGGTGAAAATCCGAAGCTATGGAATCACTATAGGAAACAGTCAGTTCATGGGATTGCCTTCGGTACCTCGCATCGACACGCTTTTCGAACCTTAGGTCCTCTCTTTCGAGGTCTTCGCGCGCGAGCTTTTCGAGATCCGCGAATTTTCGGTCCGTCTCCACAAGATGGTCCTCATCCGCTGAGGAGAAAAACGTGATTCCGTAATCCTTGAAAGAGTCGGCAAGAAGCATCCCGTAGGCGGAGAGAGCACCGGGATTTCGGGGAAACACGACCTCTCGTATACCAAGGGAGCGGGCAAGCTCGCAGGCATGAAGACCTCCCGCGCCGCCGAATGAAACAAGCGAAAATTCTCTCGGATCGTAGCCTCTACCGACCGATATCACGCGGAGGGCCTTTTCCATGTTTGAATTTGAAATCCTGATTACGGATTCGGCGACTTCCTCCGCGGCATGATCCGGGGCGAGAGAGCGAATCGCTTCAAATGACCTTTCGGGGTATATATTCATCTCGCCACCCAGAAACCAGCCGGGGTCCATTCTCCCGAGAACTATATTGGCGTCTGTTACGGTCGGCAGAACGCCTTTCCCGTAACACGCGGGGCCGGGATCAGCGCCGGCGCTTCGCGGGCCGACCTTAAGAATGCCCCCGTCGGCAATGTAAGCGACTGAACCGCCTCCGGCCCCTATGGTCGAGATGTTTATCATCGGCACCTTAAGCGCAACGCCTCCCAGGGTGTTCTCGGTCGTAAAGCTTATTTTGCCGTCGCAAAGGGATATGTCTGTCGAAGTTCCACCCATGTCGTAGGTAATAATTTTCTCTCTCCCGGAGAGCGCACATATCTCAAACGCCCCGACCACCCCCCCGGCGGGACCGGAAAGAACTATTTTTGCAGGTTCTTCGGCCGCTTGCTCAGCAGATATAACCCCACCGTTTGACTGCATGATGGAAAGAGATTTTTCCCCGAGGGTACGGGAGAGCGAACGCATGTACTTGTTCACTTTTGGAATCAGATAGGAATTAAGAACCGTCGTCGAAGTTCTCTCATACTCCCTGAATTCCGCGACAAGCTCAGAGGAGAGGGTAATCGGGATACCGAGTTCGGAAAGCACGGCCGCAACCCTGCGTTCATTCTCGGGGTTTGCATACGAATGGAGAAAACAAACCGCTATCGCCTCAATACCGAGAGAAGATATCTCCTCCTTTATTTTCTCCACTTCTGCTTCATCCGGACAGACAAGCACACAACCGCGATAATCCGTTCTCTCGGAAACCCCGAACCTGAGTTCCGGTGACACAAGAGGGACGGCCGGACTCCATAGCAGATCATACAGTTTCTCCCTGTTCTGCCGCCTGATCTCGATTACGTCTTCGAAACCCCTTGTGGTAATAAGACAGGTCTTTGCCCCTTCCCGTTCCAAAAGAGCATTCGTGGCCACGGTGGTTCCGTGAATGATTTCCGATATATGGGAGAACTCAACGGGATGGGTTTTAAGCCCGTTCAGTACTGCTATCGAAGGATCGCGGGGAGTGGAAGGAACCTTGTTTACCGATATTTCCTTTCCATCGAAGAAAACAAAATCGGTGAAAGTTCCTCCCGCGTCTATGCCTACCGAGAGCATGAAAAGATGGTTACCTCGCCGTGCGCGGGTTAAAACCGCACGGGGCTACGTGCGCAATCAGTAATTATCTCTATCCTTGGGATATATGACGTTTACCTTTCCTTCAGCTATCTCTCTTAACGCCGAAACAACATGTTTGTTGTCATCGTTCTCAGACGCCACCACGGTAGCTCCCTTGGATATCTGGCCTGCTCTTTTCATCGCTGCGATGGAGAGAGCAAACCTGTTTTCAACTTTCTCTAAGCAGTCTTCAATTGTAATTCTGGCCATGGATTGTTACCTTCCTTAATCAGTACCTAACCTGAATATTATACCCTATATCATTCGACTCTTCACGGTAATGTCAATTAATCCCGCCTTGATACTTTCCCTGACCAAAATGCTCTAGCCTAATTACCAACAGGAACAAGTTCACGATTTCCCACTCCGGGAAGCACACCAAGGGCCTTTCCACTTGAAGTTAGTTCCCTGAATTCCGGATGCTTGACTGTATCCACATATATCCACCGCGACTTGGCCCTTTTCGGAGTAAAACTGACAATCATATAACCGCGATCCTTTGTGTTTGAGTAGACAAGACCGTTGACCAGCACTTCCAGATCCCGGGCAAATTCCTCGGCCTGCTCCGGTTCAAGTTTCAGATAAGTCTCAAGACCCCCCGAGGACACAGACGCGGTGGCGAACTCGACGCCCACCTGATTACCTGCCGCATCCTTGAGATTGCTTGCCCACCCGTTATGCGTATCCCCGGCAAGCACTATCAAGTTCCTATCCCTTCCGTAAGCCGCGCCTAACACCGCTTCGCGTTCTGCAGGGTAACCGTCCCAGGCATCAAGATTATAGGGAAGCACAGTGTTTACACGGTCCCGCTCATCCTTAGTCACGGAAGGATCTTCTCGCAACACCCGCTCCTTAATCCCGGTCAGTTCATCAATAAGATCCGCGACCTGCGGTGTGCGATCGCCCAGATGGGGAATTATTTCAGCCGGAACGTTCATTCTGCCCATAAGCACCTGCTGACCCAGAACCTGCCAAGCGGCGGTTGAGTCAGCAAGCTCCCCCTGAAGCCAGACAAGCTGATCCCGACCGAGCAGGGTTCGTTCGGGAGAACCAATGTCCTCACGAAAACTCCGGGCGTTGAAACCGGTATCCGGGTCAAGATAATCCTTGTAACTAAGCTGTTTTTCCCGTCCGGCAAGGCGGGTATCGAGCATTAAAAGTTCAACTAGGTTCCCGAAAGAAAAACTGCGGTAGACCCGCCCGGAATCATTCTCTTTTACGGGGCGAACCGGCATCCACTCGTAATAGGCCCGAAGCGCAGCCTCTTTGCGCGCATCGAAGCTCCCTTCGTCTTCGTTGTGGTTTTGGGCACCCCCCACATAAGCGTCGTTTGCAACCTCGTGATCATCCCAGACGGCGATGAACGGATGTGTGGCATGAAGGGCCTGAAGCTGCGGATCAGTTCTGTATAGGGCGTAGCGCCTTCGGTAATCGTCAAGCGTCAGGATTTCCTTATCGCTGTATTCCGGAAAGTCCCTTCCGGCTCCTTGGGAATTATCGTTCCCGGAATCCGGCGCCTTGCCGTACTCGTAGATATAATCGCCGAGGTGTACCACGGCATCGATGTCAGCCGTTTCCGCCGCGTGGCCGTAAACGTTAAAGTAACCGCCATGAGAAGTAGGATAGTTTGCGCATGAAAACACCGCCAGCCTGACCGAATCCACATCGCCTCTGGGCAAGGTCTTGGTACGGCCGATAACGGATGCGGTCTCACCTGAGCGAAAACGGTAGTAATAAGCCGTTCCTGCCGAAAGGCCCTCGACATCAACCTTGACGGTGTAATCGCTCTTGGCCGTAGTGCTCTTAACAGAACTGTAAACAAGGCTTTCGAATTTCTCATCCGAAGCAACCTCGACCCTCACCCTGACTTTTCTCTGGGATTCCTGCGGAGTGACTCTCGTCCAGAGAATAATCCTGTCATCCAGAGGGTCGCCGCTTGCGACACCATGTTCAAAACTCACACGTCCCGAATCGCCGTAGAGCACGAGACCAATAGCGAAAAGCAGAAGGGCGAAAAGCAGAACCCCTGAACCATGAACAAGCTGTTTTCTCAAAAACACAGATGCAATTCCTCCCCGCGAACAGCAGTCTTACAGTTATACACCCGAAATCAACAGCAATTCAGAAAAAAGCTTCGGGGGGAGAGAACAGCCGATCCGAAGCCTCAATATGCCGGTTTCCCCGCCCTGTCAGTTCTTTGACAACGGAAGCTTTGCAATTATTATCTTGACGTACTTCAAACGGAATGAAAACCCGATGGATTAGGAAAGGGGATTATATGAAACTAGAAGAACTCAAGTTCAACGACGAAGGCCTTTTGCCCGTAATAGTGCAGGACAGTTCAAGCGGGCGGGTGCTCATGCTCGCATATGCGAACAAAGAGGCTCTCGAGATGACCGTCAAGACCGGAAGGACCCACTTCTGGAGCAGATCAAGAAAAAAGATCTGGAACAAAGGGGAAGAATCAGGCCATTTTCAGGACGTAAAGGAAATCTTCGTTGACTGCGACTGCGATACGGTGCTAATAACCGTGGAGCAGACCGGAGCAGCCTGCCACACCGGAAAGCCGACATGTTTTTACAGATCCGGGGACATGGAAGAAAAAGCTGCCCCCGTGTTCGAGAAAGCTTCACTCAGAAAGGTGTTTTCCGTAATAGAAGACAGGAAGCAGAACCCCAAGGAAGGCTCTTATGTGAGCGGCCTTATTAAGGGCGGAGTTGACAGGATACTTAAAAAAATCGGAGAGGAGGCCGGCGAAGTAGTAATAGCCGCGAAAAATGAGGATAAAGACGAACTCGTCTACGAACTTACCGATCTGTGGTTCCATTCCATGGTGCTTCTCTGCGAAGCGGGTCTTTCGCCTCAGGACATATCGGATGAACTTGAGAGAAGGTTCGGCAGGCGCAAAGAAGAGTACGCGCAGAAGAAGTAGCACACAGAAGCGCTGGAAGGCTGGACAGGACCCTACTGCCTTTTTCCCTTGGGAGGTCTGTGCTTTTTAGGCCTGTCCTTTTCCTCTATGTAATCTCCTATGTAAGTTCTGTTTCTAACCGAAGGCGGCAGGTTCGAGAGATCGGGCTTCGGCATATTGGTTGAGAGGTCCTTGGTAAAAGCAAAAGTCGAGATAACTTTCTCCACTTTCTTTTTCTCCCCGCAGTAGCACTTTACGTTTTTCTCGTCCCCCTCTTCGTATATAAGCTCGGAAAACCTGTAGTTTCGCATGTTGAAAAGCGCAAGCAGGGCTCCGTCCTTAAGGTAAAAGTCGTTGAATATGGAATCTTTTCCCCTTCTTCCGTGCTTCGCGACTATTTCTTCGCGCTCAAGGTCGATAACTTCTATGGCGTTTATGTTGTCATATTTCTCGACAAGGTTTTTTACGGTCTCCGTGTCTCGTTTTCTCTCAAGAGCCTTCAGTGATTTCTCAACGTTGCGTCTGCACTTGATGCATTCAAATTCATAGAGGGGCATTTGCGTCTCCTATCTGTTGAAATACTGGTTCAGGTGATCCTGCCCTACCCAGTCGCTCGCTATTTCTTCATCCTTTTGCTGTTTGTATTCAAGATGCCATCTAAGCTCATCCCCGGGACCCGGAGCTCTTTTATTCTTGTCGTCGAATATGGCCTTGAAAGTGGAAAAGACCCTTCTCACTGTCTCGGAATCGTCGCAGAGAGGGCATTTGACTTCATCCTGGTCGTCATCTCCGTACACAAGGTGATCGAAGCGGAAGTCCTTGAGCTCAAGGTAAAGGACCTTTCCGTTATCTAGCTTGTAACGAAACCTCCTCGCGCCGCGTACGCCCCTTTCCCCCAGTTCGAAAAACAGTTTTCCGCTCTTGTCGCTTGTGACTTCAACATAACAGAAGTTGCGGTTCTGCTTGAAAATCTTCTTTGCGTTTGTCTTGGTAAGCTTGGCGACCAGACTGTCTATGTCCGTATTGTAACTCTCCATGCAACTGTCGCACTCATATTCGTATAACGGCACCTTACGCCTCCGGAAAAACTTTTAATTCGGAAGATTATAAACAATATAATCTGAGTTTAAAGCCCGAAAACGCCGAAGCGGAAGAAACACCGCTGAAAGAGAGCCGATTATGGTTCATAATGTAGGAGAATGAAAAAAGCCGGAAATCCGAAAACGCCCCGCGGGCAAAACGGAAAAAACTATCTCCCCGCGAGTAAAAATCTGGATTTCGTTGCCGTCGATGTCGAGACCGCGAATTCAAACGTTTCAAGCATCTGCCAAGTGGGAATCGCGGTGGTAAGATCAGCGGAGATCAAAGAGGTATGGACGCAGCTTGTTGATCCGCATGACTTTTTTGATCCGTACAATATCGCCATACACGGCATAGACCAGAAGATGGTAAGTGGCTGCCCGCGGTTTGAAGAATTGTACGGCAAGATCGCGCGACACTTGGGAGAAATCGTCGTAAGCCATACATTCTTTGACCGCCGAGCAATCTCAAAAGCATTTGAAGAATGTGGAAAATCTCTTCGTTACGGAACCTGGATTGACAGTGCGCAGGTAGCGCGACGCGCCTGGCCGGATAAATACGCCCTTAGGGGTTACAATCTCGAGAATATTGCCCGGGACCTCGGGATTCATTTTCGCCACCACGACGCCGGAGAAGACGCAAGAGTCGCAGCGGAAATCGTTCTGAGGGCGTACGCGGACACCACACTCGGAACAAGCAAGCAGTGAGGAACCGGCCCGTACGCCATATATGCGTGTTATACTTGGTAGCGTGATGAAGGCAATGGTTCTAAGAGGTACATACGACCTGCTCAATAACGATACTCCTCTTGAACTGCTCGAGATTCCCACACCGAAACCCGCTGAAGAAGAAGTGCTAATACGCATTTTAGCCTGCGGGGTCTGTCACACCGACATGGACGAGGCAGAAGGAAGGGTGATCCCCCCGTCTCTTCCGATTGTTCCAGGACATCAAGTCGTGGGGGTGGTCGAAGAACACGGCTCGGGCGTAAGAAGTTTCGACGCAGGCGATATGGTCGGAGTTGCGTGGATAGGAGGAGTCTGCGGAAAATGCTCCTATTGTAGCAGCGGACGGGAAAACCTCTGCCATGATTTCATCGCCACCGGCAGGGACAGAAACGGAGGTTTTGCCGAATTCATGGTCGCGGACGCAGACTTCGTTCACCGCATACCGCAGGGAATGGACCCAGTGAAGACGGCCCCTCTCCTGTGTGCCGGAGCGATAGGTTACCGTTGCGCCAGACTTTCCGGAATAACAGACGGCGACGCCGTAGGGCTTATGGGATTCGGAGCTTCAGCTCATCTGGTCATACAGCTACTTCGTCACTCATATCCACTATGCGAGGTGTTCGTATTCGCAAGAGGAGAAAGGGAAAGGCTGTTCGCCATGGAACTTGGAGCATCCTGGTCAGGCGGAATTGAAGAGCGCTCCCCCAGGCAGCTTTCAGCCATCATTGACACCACTCCGGCATGGACGCCCGTTTTGCGCTCGCTTGAGAATCTTGTCCCCGGGGGAAAACTGGTTGTAAACGCCATAAGCAAGGAGAACTCCGACATAAGTTCTTTGCTGAGTCTCGATTACCAGTCGCATCTCTGGCTTGAGAAAGAGATAAAAAGCGTAGCGAATGTCACAAGGGAAGATGTTGCCGGCTTTCTCTCGGCCGCGTCCACTCTGGGAATAGAGACTGAAGTCACCGAGTACGGACTTGAAGAGGCAAACGCGGCACTTCTGGAAATGAAAAAGGGAGGAGGAAAGGGAGCCAGGGTCCTAAGGATAGCAGACCGGTAAATTTTTTGGTGACTCGTCTCTAAAAAAGTAATCAGTCCGCATCTTTAAGCCATCTCGCCAGCGCTTTGTCCGGGTCGGTTATCTCTTCTACAGAACCATACAAGTAAGCCTCCCAGCCCTTTTCAGGCATGCCGGCAAACAGCATCAGGTTGAGCGGATAGACCTCGCTGTCGGTGCAGCTGCGGAAGTCATCCCGGAACAGAAACACGGGTTTTCCCCAAGCAATAGCCATTCCCAGTTCCACCATAACTCCTTCGTCCGGCGGACATCCATTGACAACCGCGAACAACCCGTCGGCCTCACGCACGTCCCTGAGGTCCGACTGTCCAACCTGATAGGCCCAGCCGGCAACCGCCTTATCAACCTGATTGTTCCGGGAAAACGGCTCCCATACCTCGGCTCCCATTGATTCCAGAACCTCAACAAGAACCGCCAGAGGCCCTTCGCGCTGCTGCGCGGAAAAGCCGTAGGAGTTAGCCAGATACAGGGTTTTTTGTTTCTTCATAGTGCTTCTGCGTGAGAATCAGAACGATTCAGGTCTCATGCGGTGGTCGGACAGAAACGCTTCAAACGTCAGCAACTATTCTCCTCTCCGTCCGTTCCAGACCCACGGCGCCCTATCTTTTCAAGTCTCTCACGAAGTTCCACGCTGTCAAGCGAGTCAAACGGAAGGGCCAGAAACGCAGCGATACGCTCTTTGAGCAAGTCGTAGGCTCTTTCAAAAGCTTTTAGCTGCTCAGTTTCAGTTCCCTCAACGCCCGCGGGGTCCGCAAGACCCCAGTGAGCCGTAACCGGCCTGCCCGGCCACACGGGACAAGGTTCTTTCGCCGCGTTGTCACACACTGTAAAGACAAAATCCATCGAAGGAACGCCCTCCACCTCGAATTCATCCCAAGACTTGGAGCGCAGGTTCTCAATGGAGTGTCCCTTGCCAAGCAGGAGATCAAGAGCATGGGGGTGAACTTCTCCCCGAGGATGACTGCCCGCACTGTAGCCGACAAATCTTCCGTCGCTATTGTGATTCAAAAGAGATTCAGCAATGATCGAACGGGCCGAATTGCCCGTGCAGAGAAACAGCACCCTG
This sequence is a window from Candidatus Dadabacteria bacterium. Protein-coding genes within it:
- the hisIE gene encoding bifunctional phosphoribosyl-AMP cyclohydrolase/phosphoribosyl-ATP diphosphatase HisIE; this translates as MKLEELKFNDEGLLPVIVQDSSSGRVLMLAYANKEALEMTVKTGRTHFWSRSRKKIWNKGEESGHFQDVKEIFVDCDCDTVLITVEQTGAACHTGKPTCFYRSGDMEEKAAPVFEKASLRKVFSVIEDRKQNPKEGSYVSGLIKGGVDRILKKIGEEAGEVVIAAKNEDKDELVYELTDLWFHSMVLLCEAGLSPQDISDELERRFGRRKEEYAQKK
- a CDS encoding exonuclease domain-containing protein produces the protein MKKAGNPKTPRGQNGKNYLPASKNLDFVAVDVETANSNVSSICQVGIAVVRSAEIKEVWTQLVDPHDFFDPYNIAIHGIDQKMVSGCPRFEELYGKIARHLGEIVVSHTFFDRRAISKAFEECGKSLRYGTWIDSAQVARRAWPDKYALRGYNLENIARDLGIHFRHHDAGEDARVAAEIVLRAYADTTLGTSKQ
- a CDS encoding zinc-dependent alcohol dehydrogenase family protein, giving the protein MKAMVLRGTYDLLNNDTPLELLEIPTPKPAEEEVLIRILACGVCHTDMDEAEGRVIPPSLPIVPGHQVVGVVEEHGSGVRSFDAGDMVGVAWIGGVCGKCSYCSSGRENLCHDFIATGRDRNGGFAEFMVADADFVHRIPQGMDPVKTAPLLCAGAIGYRCARLSGITDGDAVGLMGFGASAHLVIQLLRHSYPLCEVFVFARGERERLFAMELGASWSGGIEERSPRQLSAIIDTTPAWTPVLRSLENLVPGGKLVVNAISKENSDISSLLSLDYQSHLWLEKEIKSVANVTREDVAGFLSAASTLGIETEVTEYGLEEANAALLEMKKGGGKGARVLRIADR
- a CDS encoding nucleoside 2-deoxyribosyltransferase, giving the protein MKKQKTLYLANSYGFSAQQREGPLAVLVEVLESMGAEVWEPFSRNNQVDKAVAGWAYQVGQSDLRDVREADGLFAVVNGCPPDEGVMVELGMAIAWGKPVFLFRDDFRSCTDSEVYPLNLMLFAGMPEKGWEAYLYGSVEEITDPDKALARWLKDAD
- a CDS encoding arsenate reductase ArsC, whose protein sequence is MKENEPSRGRTYRVLFLCTGNSARSIIAESLLNHNSDGRFVGYSAGSHPRGEVHPHALDLLLGKGHSIENLRSKSWDEFEVEGVPSMDFVFTVCDNAAKEPCPVWPGRPVTAHWGLADPAGVEGTETEQLKAFERAYDLLKERIAAFLALPFDSLDSVELRERLEKIGRRGSGTDGEENSC